The following are encoded together in the Romeriopsis navalis LEGE 11480 genome:
- a CDS encoding DUF554 domain-containing protein — protein MSLSISLMPLVATSIAPLDFWAKTSGTWLNVLTVLVGTSIGLLCRNRFPPTFQQVITQGVGLCVIFLGLTMAGSLLKVQVGRADGLILGLLALVLGGLLGETLQLEMRLQQLGDWLKGKFRGGDRFTEGFVATTLLFCVGPMAIVGCLNNGLAGNDDLLTVKAIMDGLSSIAFSSIYGVGVGFSVGPILIYQGCLSLAAGILSTTLVDPARDPRVLLVAGVGGLMVLGIGINLLEIQKIRVSSFLPALAIAPVIFWVATLIG, from the coding sequence GTGAGTTTATCTATTTCGTTGATGCCGTTGGTGGCGACGTCGATCGCGCCATTGGATTTTTGGGCGAAAACGAGTGGTACTTGGCTCAATGTATTGACGGTATTAGTCGGGACAAGTATTGGTTTGCTGTGTCGTAATCGATTTCCCCCGACATTTCAGCAGGTGATTACTCAGGGCGTTGGCTTATGTGTGATATTCCTGGGCCTGACGATGGCCGGCAGTTTGTTAAAGGTGCAGGTGGGGCGGGCCGATGGCTTAATTCTGGGGCTATTGGCCTTAGTCCTCGGGGGATTGTTGGGTGAAACATTGCAGCTGGAAATGCGACTGCAGCAGCTTGGCGATTGGCTGAAAGGGAAATTTCGGGGGGGTGATCGATTTACCGAAGGATTTGTGGCGACGACGCTGCTGTTTTGCGTTGGGCCGATGGCGATCGTGGGATGTTTGAATAACGGCCTAGCGGGGAATGACGATTTATTGACGGTGAAGGCAATTATGGATGGGCTATCGTCGATCGCCTTTAGTAGCATTTATGGCGTGGGTGTGGGATTTTCTGTTGGGCCAATCCTGATTTACCAAGGTTGCTTGTCGCTCGCAGCCGGAATACTATCCACAACGCTAGTTGATCCAGCCCGCGATCCACGGGTATTACTGGTGGCGGGTGTGGGTGGTTTGATGGTTTTGGGGATTGGTATCAATTTGTTAGAGATTCAAAAAATTCGCGTCAGTTCATTTTTGCCAGCGTTAGCGATCGCCCCAGTTATTTTTTGGGTGGCAACTTTGATTGGCTAG